A single Candidatus Ozemobacteraceae bacterium DNA region contains:
- a CDS encoding CBS domain-containing protein — MHAAKSGALQPGTELIAIAHGGDLDLLAAARCLLLAKPGALLLHPTRLATNAWSIARRSSWFSTVPQARVDWTRLRTVYLVGIALPKHNPELVEALLHCDAEIFVYAHGAPHLPFRARPAQVRSFSIAAHCLAELLCGFARLSDDDAALMLAAITEKTWAGLSSRVTSRDLDMMQTLRGYPIQPRSVANQVMLGLREGQRGLLNDLITQAESTDIRHWPVTLTVAKTLGNVQDLTPVMDTLWSRIDAHVLVAGVTSGRQAWIYARSRIPDLEVSGLFKDLHARPDERWTRFTLPDGEPDSVRRSLTELLSARLPADSTAGDVMTVSPKCVDESQTVANTHDMMLRFNLMSLVVKRGEQFAGIVTRRDLDRAVQMDLWDSPIAPFVPSQPPFVTRETPVRIVRKLMVRHDVTKIPVIEEGRILGIVTAREVLRGLRELLPPPAAYLPQVEPVPVPDRNAMEALLKRVTPIKVLHVLRKVSATAEARKIAAYAVGGFVRDLLLERPNLDMDVVVIGDALPFAEAVAAELKAHLTVFDRFRTARLSFEDLKIDFTSARREHYAQVGALPQVELGGIANDLSRRDFSINAMALDLSAGSFLTLVDLFGGLRDLHEGRIRILHSFSFLEDPTRMFRAIRFACRFHFDLAEDTQRAFDLARQREALTTLSPKRVGAEITRCLREEAPGRLIDRLYAARLMRVLHPDLADASVLPARFKLIPGIIRRFAPLREPIDGELVHWIGLLASLIPEQAEKLLVEMGMHANRRTAIVTSIRALSEVPLKLARLSAQDDVGLFTLLKPLPLEGLVALVAFVLDKAGARQIFDFLGRLRGVRVELSGDDLIALGIPPGAHMRTIFDALLEGRLRGSITSRKDETDHALRIFSGLRLPLTRRNGRQPAQ, encoded by the coding sequence GTGCATGCAGCGAAATCCGGCGCGCTTCAGCCCGGCACCGAACTGATCGCGATCGCCCACGGCGGCGATCTCGACCTGCTCGCCGCGGCGCGCTGCCTTCTGCTCGCCAAGCCCGGGGCTCTTCTCCTGCACCCGACCCGGCTGGCCACCAACGCCTGGAGCATCGCCCGCCGCTCTTCCTGGTTCTCGACCGTTCCCCAGGCCCGGGTGGACTGGACAAGGCTCCGCACGGTATACCTGGTCGGAATCGCGCTTCCCAAGCATAACCCGGAACTCGTCGAGGCGCTGCTGCACTGCGACGCCGAGATATTCGTCTACGCGCACGGGGCGCCGCACCTGCCGTTCAGGGCGCGGCCGGCCCAGGTGAGGTCGTTCAGCATCGCGGCGCACTGTCTCGCGGAGCTGCTGTGCGGGTTCGCTCGGCTCTCGGACGACGACGCGGCCCTCATGCTCGCCGCGATCACCGAGAAAACGTGGGCCGGGCTGAGCTCGCGGGTCACCTCCCGGGACCTCGACATGATGCAGACGCTGCGGGGCTACCCCATACAGCCGCGCAGCGTGGCGAACCAGGTCATGCTGGGCCTGCGCGAAGGCCAGCGGGGTCTTTTGAACGACCTGATAACGCAGGCCGAGAGCACCGATATCCGGCACTGGCCGGTGACGCTGACCGTGGCGAAAACGCTCGGCAACGTCCAGGACCTGACGCCGGTCATGGACACCCTGTGGTCGCGCATCGACGCGCACGTCCTGGTGGCGGGGGTTACGAGCGGCCGCCAGGCGTGGATCTACGCGCGATCGCGCATTCCCGACCTCGAGGTTTCGGGGCTGTTCAAGGACCTGCACGCCCGACCCGACGAACGATGGACGCGATTCACCCTTCCCGACGGGGAACCGGACTCGGTTCGCCGGAGCCTCACGGAGCTGCTTTCAGCGAGACTTCCGGCGGACAGCACCGCCGGCGACGTGATGACGGTGAGCCCCAAATGCGTCGACGAGTCGCAGACGGTCGCCAACACGCACGACATGATGCTCCGGTTCAATCTGATGTCGCTGGTGGTGAAACGCGGAGAGCAGTTCGCCGGCATCGTGACCCGGCGCGATCTCGACCGGGCCGTCCAGATGGACCTCTGGGACAGCCCCATCGCGCCGTTCGTTCCGAGTCAACCGCCGTTCGTGACGCGCGAGACGCCGGTGCGCATCGTCCGGAAGCTGATGGTGCGGCATGACGTGACGAAGATCCCCGTCATCGAGGAAGGGCGGATTCTCGGCATCGTCACCGCGCGAGAGGTTCTGCGCGGCCTGCGCGAGCTGCTGCCGCCGCCGGCCGCGTATTTGCCTCAGGTCGAGCCGGTCCCGGTTCCCGACCGCAACGCGATGGAAGCTCTGCTGAAGCGGGTCACGCCGATCAAGGTGCTGCATGTGCTGAGAAAGGTGAGCGCCACGGCCGAGGCGCGGAAGATCGCCGCGTATGCCGTCGGCGGATTCGTGCGCGACCTGCTGCTCGAGCGGCCGAACCTCGACATGGACGTAGTCGTCATCGGCGACGCCCTGCCGTTCGCCGAGGCCGTTGCGGCCGAGCTGAAGGCGCATCTGACGGTGTTCGACCGGTTCCGGACGGCCCGGCTGTCGTTCGAGGATCTGAAGATCGACTTCACGTCGGCGCGGCGCGAGCATTACGCCCAGGTGGGCGCCCTGCCGCAGGTGGAACTGGGCGGCATCGCCAACGATCTCAGCCGGCGGGACTTTTCGATCAACGCGATGGCGCTCGACCTGTCGGCCGGCTCGTTCCTGACGCTCGTCGACCTGTTCGGCGGCCTGCGCGATCTGCATGAGGGGCGCATCCGTATCCTGCACTCGTTCAGCTTTCTCGAGGATCCGACACGCATGTTCCGGGCGATCCGGTTCGCCTGCCGGTTCCATTTCGACCTGGCCGAGGACACGCAGCGGGCCTTCGATCTCGCGCGCCAGCGGGAAGCGCTGACGACGCTGTCGCCCAAGCGCGTCGGCGCCGAAATCACGCGGTGCCTCCGCGAGGAAGCGCCGGGGCGCCTGATCGACAGGCTGTATGCGGCCAGGCTGATGCGGGTGCTGCACCCGGATCTCGCCGACGCATCGGTGCTTCCCGCGCGCTTCAAGTTGATTCCCGGCATCATCAGGCGCTTCGCCCCCCTGCGCGAGCCGATCGACGGCGAACTCGTTCATTGGATCGGCCTTCTCGCCTCGCTTATCCCCGAACAGGCGGAAAAACTGCTGGTCGAGATGGGCATGCACGCGAACCGCCGGACGGCCATCGTCACATCCATCCGCGCCCTGAGCGAGGTTCCGCTCAAGCTGGCGCGCCTCTCCGCGCAGGACGACGTCGGGCTGTTCACGCTTCTGAAGCCGCTTCCTCTCGAGGGACTGGTGGCGCTCGTCGCATTCGTGCTCGACAAGGCCGGCGCACGGCAAATTTTCGATTTTCTCGGCAGGCTGCGCGGCGTTCGCGTCGAGCTCAGCGGGGACGATCTGATCGCTCTCGGCATTCCGCCGGGGGCCCACATGCGGACTATCTTCGACGCACTCCTCGAAGGCAGGCTGCGCGGCAGCATCACCTCACGAAAGGATGAAACGGACCATGCCCTACGGATCTTCTCGGGTCTACGTCTTCCGCTCACCAGGCGGAATGGGCGGCAACCCGCTCAATAA
- a CDS encoding GAF domain-containing protein, with translation MSETSGSGARRRQVSDAAGGQAFERLSRLSDLSMDLSSGLDQDELLRRMIESARAALQADEAYFMLLEPETFELQLAASAGKRRKRPTRVKCPERRTSLADAGEFGFAPSPRSSATTETALDPESLMLRNAFTGRQRLMFTRELRDPLFKGIPFTSALVLPLATTTQHVGLMVAANTSRIRPFTATDMEEATVFANLAAMAVEHQKLVRERESRIREMEKLNLLAKRFSTVQTLEGLIGLSFEYLTQIIPHELGVVCLFDHDEEMRYFVSQRPLSPGSLQNLTEHLQDISAGLRQKPVKNVRCQQIFLPGRDSLPMAQVFRTRIQSFLTVPLTVQGQNIGLVNLSATRTNAFNRDHLRAFTTLSNLLATAVENVKIRLYLERRIEEISVLFEISQSITSTLVLDEVLDSIVNFSMEMMHALRCELRLTDQTGEYLEIRASRGLSKSFLSSTPIKVGEGIIGSVVETKRPISVVDVRKDPRTKHMSLAKRERLAGLLAVPILQRNAPIGAITVYTSKPRDFTQNEIDLLSTFASQASVAIENARLYAKMKDQYLSMVAALAAAIETKDAYTHGHSKNVMEYAVKIAREFELSDDEIETIRYAGLLHDIGKIGIKDVILTKQEALTAEERQELRNHPKYGAFIMEQVDFLKDIAPLTLYHHERYDGTGYPLGLRGDDIPLGARILAVADTYDSMIADRPYRKAFPYEHVVREMKKVSGTQLDPRVVDVFLSIIKREQQQND, from the coding sequence ATGTCTGAAACATCCGGTTCCGGCGCCCGCCGCCGGCAGGTATCTGACGCGGCCGGCGGCCAGGCCTTCGAACGGCTGTCGCGGCTTTCGGACCTCTCGATGGATCTCTCGTCAGGCCTCGATCAGGACGAGCTGCTGCGCCGGATGATCGAATCCGCCCGCGCGGCGCTTCAGGCCGACGAAGCCTACTTCATGCTGCTCGAACCCGAAACGTTCGAACTCCAGCTCGCCGCAAGCGCAGGCAAACGCCGCAAGCGCCCGACGCGCGTCAAGTGCCCCGAGCGGCGCACCAGCCTCGCAGACGCAGGGGAGTTCGGATTTGCGCCGTCGCCCCGCAGTTCCGCAACGACCGAGACGGCTCTCGACCCAGAAAGTCTCATGTTGCGCAACGCGTTCACGGGCCGTCAGCGGCTGATGTTCACCCGGGAACTGCGCGACCCGCTGTTCAAGGGGATCCCCTTCACCTCGGCCCTCGTTCTTCCCCTGGCGACGACGACCCAGCACGTTGGGCTGATGGTCGCGGCGAACACCTCCCGCATCAGGCCGTTCACCGCCACCGACATGGAAGAAGCGACGGTATTCGCGAACCTGGCCGCGATGGCCGTCGAGCACCAGAAACTCGTTCGCGAGCGCGAAAGCCGCATCCGCGAGATGGAAAAGCTGAATCTGCTGGCGAAGCGGTTTTCAACCGTGCAGACGCTCGAAGGACTGATCGGCCTCTCGTTCGAGTATCTCACGCAGATCATCCCGCACGAACTCGGCGTGGTCTGCCTGTTCGACCACGACGAGGAGATGCGCTACTTCGTCTCGCAGCGGCCGCTGTCGCCGGGTTCGCTCCAGAACCTGACCGAGCACCTGCAGGACATCTCGGCCGGCCTGCGCCAGAAGCCCGTGAAGAACGTGCGGTGCCAGCAGATTTTCCTGCCCGGCCGCGATTCGTTGCCCATGGCCCAGGTATTCCGCACCCGCATCCAGTCGTTCCTGACGGTGCCGTTGACGGTACAGGGCCAGAACATCGGCCTGGTCAACCTCTCGGCGACGCGCACCAACGCGTTCAACCGCGACCACCTGCGCGCCTTCACCACCCTTTCGAACCTGCTCGCGACGGCCGTCGAGAACGTCAAGATCCGCCTGTATCTGGAACGGCGCATCGAGGAAATTTCGGTGTTGTTCGAGATTTCCCAGTCGATCACTTCGACCCTCGTGCTCGACGAGGTCCTCGACTCGATCGTCAACTTCTCCATGGAGATGATGCACGCGCTCAGATGCGAACTCAGGCTCACCGACCAGACGGGAGAGTATCTCGAGATCCGCGCTTCCCGAGGGCTTTCCAAATCGTTCCTGTCGTCGACTCCGATCAAAGTCGGCGAGGGAATCATCGGCAGCGTCGTCGAAACGAAACGACCGATCTCCGTCGTCGACGTGCGAAAAGACCCGCGGACGAAGCACATGAGCCTCGCGAAACGGGAACGCCTCGCCGGCCTTCTCGCCGTTCCGATCCTGCAGCGGAACGCGCCCATCGGCGCCATCACGGTGTACACGAGCAAACCGCGCGATTTCACGCAGAACGAGATCGACCTGCTCTCGACCTTCGCATCGCAGGCGAGCGTCGCCATCGAGAACGCCCGGCTGTATGCCAAGATGAAAGACCAGTATCTGTCGATGGTCGCCGCCCTGGCCGCCGCGATCGAGACGAAAGACGCCTATACGCACGGCCACAGCAAGAACGTCATGGAATACGCCGTGAAGATCGCGCGCGAGTTCGAGCTCAGCGACGACGAGATCGAGACGATCCGGTATGCCGGCCTTTTGCACGACATCGGCAAGATCGGCATCAAGGACGTCATCCTGACCAAGCAGGAGGCCCTCACAGCCGAAGAGCGGCAGGAGCTGCGCAATCACCCGAAATACGGCGCGTTCATCATGGAGCAGGTCGATTTCCTGAAAGACATCGCACCGCTGACCCTCTATCACCACGAACGCTACGACGGAACGGGGTATCCGCTGGGGCTGCGCGGCGATGACATTCCGCTGGGAGCGCGCATTCTCGCCGTGGCGGACACCTACGACTCGATGATCGCCGACAGGCCCTATCGCAAGGCGTTTCCCTACGAGCACGTCGTTCGCGAGATGAAGAAGGTTTCGGGCACCCAGCTCGACCCGCGGGTCGTGGACGTGTTCCTGTCGATCATCAAGCGCGAACAGCAGCAGAACGACTGA
- a CDS encoding site-2 protease family protein, translating into MPYGSSRVYVFRSPGGMGGNPLNKLYLIGGIIVALFLLSYAMAGPGRLVASLISSAVTIPVVLIALTVHEWAHAAMAVFLGDPTPERMGRLSLNPFRHLELFGTLMLLFTNFGWAKPVPVDPSNFRIPGRAMMAVSLAGPGSNVLLAFCGGGLMWLGARFIPALGIHPIAGELYLAFAVSMVIINLSLACFNLIPLPPLDGSKVLAYFLPPRYRVQYRAIEEIGPFLLIMMLAFGLVSRIMSPMISFGYNAILDVWGLV; encoded by the coding sequence ATGCCCTACGGATCTTCTCGGGTCTACGTCTTCCGCTCACCAGGCGGAATGGGCGGCAACCCGCTCAATAAACTCTACCTGATCGGGGGCATCATCGTCGCCCTGTTCCTGCTGAGCTACGCCATGGCCGGGCCGGGAAGGCTGGTGGCATCCCTGATCAGCTCCGCCGTCACCATTCCCGTCGTGCTGATCGCTCTCACGGTGCATGAATGGGCACACGCCGCGATGGCCGTGTTCCTGGGCGACCCGACTCCCGAGCGGATGGGCAGGCTCAGCCTCAATCCATTTCGCCATCTCGAGCTGTTCGGAACGCTGATGCTGCTTTTCACCAACTTCGGCTGGGCGAAGCCGGTCCCCGTCGATCCCTCCAATTTCCGCATCCCCGGCCGCGCGATGATGGCCGTCTCGCTGGCCGGTCCGGGCTCGAACGTGCTGCTCGCCTTCTGCGGCGGCGGCCTCATGTGGCTCGGCGCGCGATTCATCCCGGCCCTCGGCATCCACCCGATCGCAGGCGAGTTGTATCTCGCCTTCGCCGTGTCGATGGTCATCATCAACCTGAGCCTCGCATGCTTCAATCTCATCCCCCTTCCGCCGCTCGACGGCTCGAAAGTGCTCGCCTACTTCCTCCCGCCGAGATACCGGGTTCAGTACCGCGCGATCGAGGAGATAGGGCCGTTTCTGCTGATCATGATGCTCGCATTCGGGCTCGTGAGCCGGATCATGTCGCCCATGATCAGTTTCGGCTACAACGCCATCCTCGACGTATGGGGGCTCGTCTAG